The proteins below are encoded in one region of Apium graveolens cultivar Ventura chromosome 4, ASM990537v1, whole genome shotgun sequence:
- the LOC141721843 gene encoding alkane hydroxylase MAH1-like, with amino-acid sequence MALNTIIELALLYMSLLFVFNYYMCRRKTSTVLTNWPLVGMTPSVLIHAHRIHDFATDILQKSNQTFNFIGPSLANMNLLGTCDPANINYILSKNFANYPKGVEFNKIFDILGDGIFSADGHLWEVHRSITMSLFTHAQFYPMIQKTVRRKIEKRLVPLLDRASERGVEVDLHDLFQRFNFDNICSLLLDHDPESLSLELPHVPFHQGLMDVQEAVLYRYVLPESIWKLQRWIGLGKEKKLSEAWEVIDEFIYKCISMKRQKVALENSEHSSAAEEDDKLDMSTAYMEFADKEMPGNADKFLRDTLLSLIVGGRDSTSVALSWFFWLLSENPLVEAKILDEINTNLQSKEVKSWMLFNKREEMQKLVYLHGALCESLRLYPPVPFNHKTAIESDILPSGHRVEKDSKIVLSYYAMGRMESIWGKDCLEFKPERWINKQGGIKHEPSYKFIAFNAGPRLCTGKDMTFTQMKILATSIIHGYCIQVVKSHPIVPSDSFILDMKYGLKIRVAKRSA; translated from the coding sequence ATGGCTCTCAATACCATTATTGAGCTTGCACTTCTCTACATGTCCTTGTTATTCGTTTTCAACTACTATATGTGCAGACGCAAAACCTCCACTGTGCTAACTAACTGGCCTCTAGTGGGAATGACGCCTTCAGTGCTTATACATGCTCATAGAATTCACGACTTTGCTACGGACATTCTCCAAAAAAGCAACCAAACTTTCAACTTCATCGGGCCAAGTCTAGCCAACATGAACTTGCTTGGTACTTGTGATCCTgctaacatcaattatatctTGAGCAAGAATTTCGCAAATTATCCCAAAGGCGTCGAGTTTAACAAGATTTTTGATATTCTTGGAGATGGGATCTTTAGTGCCGATGGTCATCTTTGGGAAGTTCATCGAAGCATTACAATGTCACTGTTCACTCATGCACAGTTTTATCCCATGATACAAAAGACTGTGAGGAGAAAAATCGAGAAAAGGCTAGTCCCACTGCTTGATCGCGCTTCTGAACGTGGGGTTGAGGTGGATCTGCATGACTTATTTCAGAGATTTAATTTTGATAATATTTGTTCCTTGCTTTTGGATCATGACCCTGAAAGCCTCTCTCTCGAATTGCCTCATGTTCCTTTCCATCAGGGTCTTATGGATGTTCAAGAGGCGGTGTTGTACAGATATGTACTTCCTGAAAGCATTTGGAAGCTGCAAAGATGGATCGGATTGGGTAAAGAAAAGAAGCTAAGCGAAGCTTGGGAAGTTATTGATGAATTCATTTATAAATGCATATCTATGAAGCGCCAAAAAGTGGCACTGGAAAATTCTGAGCACTCGTCTGCAGCAGAAGAGGATGATAAACTAGACATGTCAACAGCTTATATGGAGTTTGCGGACAAGGAAATGCCAGGAAATGCTGATAAATTTTTGAGGGACACTTTGTTGAGTTTAATAGTTGGTGGGAGAGATTCAACAAGTGTAGCCCTTTCTTGGTTTTTTTGGCTTCTTTCGGAGAATCCTTTAGTAGAAGCCAAGATTTTAGACGAGATTAACACAAATTTGCAATCAAAAGAAGTTAAAAGCTGGATGCTGTTTAACAAAAGGGAAGAGATGCAGAAACTTGTTTATCTGCATGGAGCTCTGTGTGAGTCTTTAAGACTCTACCCTCCCGTTCCTTTTAATCACAAAACTGCAATAGAATCAGATATTCTTCCAAGTGGCCATCGCGTGGAAAAAGACTCTAAAATCGTGTTGTCTTATTATGCCATGGGAAGAATGGAGAGCATATGGGGGAAAGATTGCTTGGAGTTCAAGCCCGAGAGATGGATAAATAAACAGGGAGGCATCAAGCATGAACCCTCATACAAGTTTATTGCTTTTAATGCCGGGCCAAGACTTTGTACAGGTAAGGATATGACGTTTACACAGATGAAGATTCTTGCAACAAGTATCATACATGGTTACTGCATTCAGGTGGTCAAAAGTCATCCAATTGTCCCAAGTGACTCTTTCATTCTCGACATGAAATATGGTTTGAAGATCAGGGTAGCTAAAAGAAGTGCATGA
- the LOC141720247 gene encoding uncharacterized protein LOC141720247 — MLAKQACRLINKTNPLVTNSMKARYYADTDFLDAGLGANPSFMWRSIMAAQGVVKQNCRRKIGDGRSTRVWQIPWLPCCDNGFPTTVPHEELKDILVHNLMTEDQKAWDVDVLNDLFNDRDRALIQQIPIPSRSRPDPWYWPLDDKGVFTAPRRVEFLNTFATELWKKIGLQDIIPGDESVTVLQILLNAFRTNNRDKRALVGLFCWGIWFRRNTWVWDKRSISVFGVQSMAMQLLQDWRRNQEQNEDSDHRNQRARTSRWCKPQEGWIKVNIDAACHHQLEFIGMGCVARDDSGRFLRARSERMQGGMSPREAEAWSFRAALSWMKLWKTQR, encoded by the exons ATGTTAGCTAAACAAGCGTGCCGGTTGATTAATAAGACTAATCCTCTGGTCACAAATTCGATGAAGGCTCGTTATTATGCAGACACTGATTTTCTGGATGCTGGTTTGGGTGCGAACCCAAGTTTTATGTGGCGGAGCATTATGGCAGCGCAAGGAGTTGTTAAGCAAAACTGTAGAAGAAAGATTGGCGATGGTAGGAGTACTAGAGTCTGGCAGATCCCCTGGTTACCATGCTGTGATAATGGATTTCCTACAACTGTACCTCATGAGGAATTAAAAGATATTTTGGTTCATAATTTGATGACTGAAGATCAGAAAGCATGGGATGTAGATGTGTTGAATGATTTGTTTAACGACCGTGACAGAGCTTTGATCCAGCAAATTCCAATTCCTAGTCGTAGTAGGCCTGATCCATGGTACTGGCCTTTGGATGATAAAGGCGTGTTTACTGCTCCGAGGAGAGT TGAGTTTCTCAACACATTTGCTACGGAGCTGTGGAAAAAGATAGGCCTACAAGATATTATTCCTGGAGATGAAAGTGTAACGGTTCTACAAATTTTACTTAATGCTTTCAGGACTAATAATCGGGATAAACGTGCTCTCGTTGGATTGTTTTGTTGGGGTATCTGGTTTAGACGCAATACGTGGGTGTGGGATAAGCGTTCCATATCAGTGTTTGGGGTGCAATCTATGGCTATGCAATTGTTACAGGATTGGAGACGTAATCAGGAGCAGAATGAAGACAGTGATCATCGAAACCAACGTGCGAGAACTTCACGCTGGTGTAAACCTCAGGAGGGGTGGATTAAAGTGAATATAGATGCTGCTTGTCATCACCAGTTGGAGTTTATAGGCATGGGTTGTGTTGCTAGAGATGACAGTGGCCGTTTTCTGCGTGCTCGAAGTGAGAGAATGCAAGGAGGGATGTCTCCACGGGAGGCAGAGGCATGGAGCTTTAGAGCAGCGTTATCATGGATGAAACTATGGAAGACCCAAAGGTAG
- the LOC141720246 gene encoding alkane hydroxylase MAH1-like, which yields MAVNVGIELALLALSLLIFLYISMMWRHKTSVLTNWPLVGMTPSVLMNIHKIHDFVTCILRENHLTFQFIGPSLANLNLLLTCDPANINYILSKNFTNYPKGPEFGKIFDILREGILSAEGHLWEVSRSTTMSLFNHAQFYQTLQKIAREKLEKGLIPLFDHASSHGIEVDLLDIFQRLNFDNICSLLLDHDPQILSLDLPYDPVHQGLMDAQEAVLYRHVLPESIWKLQSWIGFGKEKKLSKAWESIDKFIYRCIFMNRQQVVLNNSEHMSAAEVDDKLDISAAYMKFADKEMPGNPDKLLRDTMLGIILGGRDTTSVALSWFFWLLSRNPSVESKIFEEINRNLAAEPDILPSGHRVEKDSKIVLSYYAMGRMESIWGKDCLEFKPERWITEQGGIKHQPSYKFVAFNAGPRLCLGKDIAFTQIKIFATAIIHSYCIQVVGNHPIVPTDSVVLDMKYGLKVRVAKRTASLPVSLEWTIDVFSR from the exons ATGGCTGTCAATGTAGGTATTGAGCTCGCGCTTCTTGCTCTGTCTTTGTTAATCTTTCTCTACATTTCTATGATGTGGAGACACAAAACCTCTGTGTTAACCAACTGGCCTCTGGTGGGAATGACACCTTCAGTGCTTATGAATATTCATAAAATACACGACTTCGTTACATGCATTCTCCGAGAAAACCACCTGACTTTCCAGTTCATCGGGCCTAGTCTAGCCAACTTGAATTTGCTTCTTACTTGTGATCCCGCTAACATCAACTACATCTTGAGCAAGAATTTCACAAATTATCCCAAGGGCCCTGAGTTTGGCAAGATTTTTGATATACTTCGAGAGGGGATCTTAAGTGCTGAAGGTCATCTATGGGAAGTAAGTCGCAGTACCACCATGTCACTCTTCAATCATGCACAATTTTATCAGACATTACAAAAGATTGCAAGGGAAAAACTCGAGAAAGGGCTAATTCCATTGTTTGATCATGCATCCTCACATGGGATTGAAGTGGATCTGCTTGACATATTTCAGAGGCTTAATTTTGATAATATTTGTTCCTTGCTTTTAGACCATGACCCTCAAATCCTCTCTCTTGATTTACCTTATGATCCTGTCCATCAGGGTCTCATGGATGCTCAAGAGGCTGTGTTGTATAGACATGTACTTCCTGAAAGCATTTGGAAGCTGCAAAGTTGGATTGGCTTTGGAAAAGAAAAGAAACTAAGCAAAGCCTGGGAGTCTATTGATAAATTCATATATAGATGTATATTTATGAATCGCCAACAAGTGGTACTAAACAATTCTGAGCACATGTCTGCAGCAGAAGTGGATGATAAACTGGACATTTCAGCCGCTTACATGAAATTTGCAGACAAGGAAATGCCAGGAAATCCTGATAAACTTTTAAGGGACACTATGCTTGGTATAATACTTGGTGGAAGAGACACAACAAGTGTAGCTCTTTCCTGGTTCTTCTGGCTTCTTTCAAGAAATCCCTCAGTAGAATCGAAGATTTTTGAAGAGATCAACAGAAATCT AGCTGCAGAACCGGACATCCTTCCAAGTGGCCATCGGGTGGAGAAAGACTCTAAAATCGTGTTGTCTTACTATGCCATGGGAAGAATGGAGAGCATATGGGGAAAAGATTGCCTGGAGTTTAAACCCGAGAGATGGATAACTGAACAAGGAGGGATTAAACACCAACCTTCATACAAGTTTGTTGCTTTTAATGCCGGGCCAAGACTATGTTTAGGCAAGGATATTGCATTCACTCAGATAAAGATATTTGCAACAGCCATCATACATTCTTACTGCATTCAGGTGGTCGGAAATCATCCCATAGTCCCAACTGATTCTGTCGTTCTTGACATGAAATACGGTTTGAAGGTCAGGGTAGCCAAAAGAACTGCTTCATTGCCTGTGTCTCTAGAATGGACCATTGATGTGTTCTCTAGATGA